From a single Lineus longissimus chromosome 16, tnLinLong1.2, whole genome shotgun sequence genomic region:
- the LOC135500594 gene encoding uncharacterized protein LOC135500594: protein MKDSGKCMVLVVVIIAIGSLHTGRAAKPSPARVAAFFMQQFLLGPSGKELLRSIHVKRTTRMIADLKKPKNLQKLVMFMNGEGGQLWQKLAKNAQIAAVFKQFQEKKISSDKLFDFLKKLSLYLKEVKMIMTALIQGMDDAMQKSGFRYASNSNMGTCTTSAQSLLQQIQNTTHKLSGFEKGEKLRRALAATEVLLEVDEKLQVWGKLVKVALQPIAALFPGDLWSKALQETELSFRDYDKIGGEATRLFQSQQQVLHARVNEWQNIKFALISEQKKIEKRKQACLTTRDFNKLALKFQKRNTGFMKHANKVNQDLFKLKKAVNGVKEWRSTKLLSFIKRFVSNKDAYEKVAKQYKGIKKM from the exons ATGAAAGACTCTGGAAAATGTATGGTTCTAGTAGTTGTTATAATTG CCATTGGATCGCTGCACACAGGGCGAGCAGCAAAACCTTCCCCAGCGAGAGTAGCAGCCTTCTTCATGCAACAATTCCTTCTAGGTCCATCTGGGAAGGAACTTTTGAGAAGTATACATGTGAAGCGGACCACCAGAATGATAGC tgaCCTAAAAAAGCCGAAGAACCTCCAAAAACTTGTGATGTTCATGAACGGAGAAGGTGGCCAACTTTGGCAGAAACTCGCCAAAAACGCCCAGATCGCCGCGGTGTTCAAGCAATTCCAGGAGAAGAAAATATCATCCGATAAACTGTTCGACTTCTTAAAGAAACTGTCTCTCTACTTGAAGGAGGTCAAGATGATTATGACTGCACTAATACAAGGGATGGATGATGCTATGCAGA aaagtgGTTTTCGATACGCCTCAAACTCAAATATGGGAACTTGCACAACCAGCGCACAAAGTCTTCTCCAGCAGATCCAAAACACTACACACAAATTGAGCGGCTTTGAGAAGGGCGAGAAGTTAAGAAGAGCGTTGGCTGCAACTGAGGTATTGCTCGAGGTGGATGAGAAGTTACAGGTTTGGGGAAAATTGGTCAAGGTTGCCCTCCAGCCTATCGCTGCCCTGTTCCCTGGTGACTTGTGGTCGAAAGCCTTGCAGGAGACGGAACTTTCGTTTAGGGATTACGACAAGATTGGCGGGGAGGCTACGCGGCTGTTCCAGAGCCAGCAACAGGTTCTACATGCGCGGGTGAACGAATGGCAGAACATCAAATTTGCCCTGATCAGTGAACAAAAGAAGATAGAGAAGAGAAAACAGGCGTGTTTGACCACGAGGGACTTTAACAAGCTTGCTTTGAAGTTCCAGAAACGGAACACGGGATTTATGAAGCACGCAAACAAGGTCAACCAGGATCTCTTTAAGCTGAAGAAGGCGGTGAACGGAGTGAAAGAGTGGCGGAGCACCAAGTTGTTGTCGTTCATCAAGCGCTTTGTCTCCAACAAGGATGCGTATGAGAAGGTTGCTAAACAATACAAGGGGATCAAAAAGATGTAA